In Drosophila teissieri strain GT53w chromosome 2R, Prin_Dtei_1.1, whole genome shotgun sequence, the following proteins share a genomic window:
- the LOC122614068 gene encoding uncharacterized protein LOC122614068 isoform X1 codes for MDVWGFCVSDTTMAYGGSMRSGYYRDYEEFPYGTLESTTSSHAVKDCYSRVQEKCKQIKSEKQMRKDCPFCKEHKKRPLINYMRKREQRKHHDSICEDEEDMHEHEHELEHSHNHSQSAVLAAPQSCKV; via the exons ATGGATGTTTGGGGATTCTGCGTCAGCGACACCACGATGGCATATGGCGGGTCCATGCGCAGCGGGTACTACAGGGACTACGAGGAATTCCCGTATGGAACCCTGGAGTCCACCACCTCCTCACACGCGGTCAAGGACTGCTACAGTCGAGTGCAAG AAAAGTGCAAGCAGATAAAGTCCGAGAAGCAGATGCGCAAGGACTGCCCGTTCTGCAAGGAGCACAAGAAGCGACCGCTTATCAACTACATGCGCAAGCGGGAGCAGCGGAAGCACCATGACAGCATCtgcgaggacgaggaggacatGCACGAGCATGAGCATGAGTTGGAGCACAGCCACAATCACAGCCAGTCGGCCGTTCTTGCCGCCCCCCAAAGCTGCAAGGTGTGA